In Fulvia fulva chromosome 8, complete sequence, the DNA window ATGCTGTTCGACCAGAAGCGTTCCATGTGGTCCTGGACAACGTGTTAGCCAGAGCGACTCATCGTAATCCGTACGATCGCATCTTACCCAGTTCTCTATCTGTCCATGCCGTATAGGGTAGTGTAAGCCATAGCCTGTTCCTCGTCAGCTCCAGCCTCCAACTTCACACAATGCACTGCCAAACATACCAGGACCAGCAGCGGCAGTGAGCGCCTCATCGCCAATGAAGAAGTCCAAGTCTTCTGTTCCTCTCTTTGCCGATAGATGCCCACCCGGTCCTGCGCCTCCGGTGAGGAAGGATGGCTTGTTCGCAACAGCTGGTCGCCCTGATCCTGACGAGCCACCTCCAGCATTAGGGCCTTTCGTTGCGATCGCGGTCGGGAAGACAAAGGAGGGGGAGTCGTTGCCGGCGAATCCCAGTTTGGAGTAACCAGTACCGCTGAGTGCCTAGTTAGTGATCGTGTACAGCTTGGAGGTGTGATGGTCGGCATACTTGTCCATGACAACGGCTGGCGTTTGGTTCGCCATGATGGGTGCTCAGATGGATTGCTGTGTTCTGTGTGTTGTGTGTGCTATTGCATTGGACTCCAGGCTGGCGACAGTGAGATGTGGATCAATTGCTGGCGCCTGAGCAGTGAAGCTGGAGCAGGTTCAAGGTACGTAACACGGGCGCATCATTTTGGGAAGGCGGGGCGATCGTCGTTGCGCCAAGTCTTTTGAGCCTCCCTGTCGACTTCACCTTTCACTGTCAAGCGATCAAGATTGTCGGCGATAGACGCAACGCGTCGAAGAGCATAGTGTCAGGCTGAGAATATGATCAAGAGCATGTGATGGCGTAGACAAACGGACAAGAGCATGAAGTGAGGTCAGGGCGACATGGGTGCCGCGTGGAGCAGGAGGACGCTCTTTCCTTCGAGCAACAAGAGGGAAGGTGCAGATGAAGAAGTCCGCTCTTAGACCGTACATCCAGTTCTTCTTCCTCCATTGCACCTATACACCATCACCACTCGAGCACACTTTCGGTCAGTTACGGCTATACGATTTGAGGCATTGGCCATTTGCCGTGTGCGTGCCGCTCGTTGAATATATCACGCATCCTCCTCCACTTGCCATGAGCGACAGCTCAACACGGCCTCCGCTATCGTGATTACAGCACATTCCTACGACTGTATGACGGCACCCTAAGCAGCTTCAACACTCAGCATCAACGCAAACAGCCATGTTCAAGAGTTCATCGTGGTCCAAAGGGCGGAAGGGTATGGATTTGTCTTGCATCTTCGTGCATGCGGGAGCGGGTTTCCACAGCAAGGACAATGAGAACTATCACCTGCAAGCATGCAACGAGTCAGTGACTGTGGCCGCACATTGACCTGCACATGACTGACGGATGACAGCGCATGCAAGGCCGGCATGGCCCTCATGAAGACAGGCGGGTCAGCCACAGACGCAGTCGAGATCGCCATCAAAGTACTCGAAGACCGCGAGATCACGAATGCAGGCTATGGCAGCAACCTCGGCTTCGACGGCGTGGTGGAGTGCGATGCCATCGTGGTGGACCATTTCGGTCGCAGTGGCGCGGTAGGAGCTGTCGCACGTACGATCATATCATTCCCATACCGGAGCCACACCAGGCACTGACATGTATACAGAGATATGGAACCCCATCTCCCTCGCCAGGACACTGCTCGATCATTCTACCCAGTCGCTTTCCCTTCGCCGTGTGCCACCAAACCTGCTCGTCGCGGACGGTGCCACGAAGTTTGCCCAAGAACATAGCATACCCTCTGTGCCTTACGATGCCATGATCTCACCTTTTGCGAAGCATCGGTGGCAGAAGTGGCGAATGGATTTGGTCAAGGCAGAACAGTCAAAGAGGCGTGCGGAGGCTGATCGGTCAGGCGTGCCACCTCCAGAAGAGTCGGCAGACCACTTGACAGGCTTTCAATCTGAGCGAGACAACAACGAAAGTCTGCGTCGTGTCCACGAAAGTGCCATGTCTGCTTCATGCTACAACGACGCACAGCCAATCTCGCCACCTCCTGTCAGCTCTCGCGATGATGGCGATGATTCATCCTCGAACACCGGCCACTCCAAGTCCGCAACCTGGGGCACGCCTACTAGCCACGCAACTCGGGATACTACCCCAGAAGATCATCCAGACCAATACACTGACCCATTTGGACCTCCGGAGTTGGCAGAACAGATGGCACGGCATCCTTTTGCGAACAGCACCCAAAAGCTGTCGCCGCGAGCGAGACTTCCTTCTTCCTTTCAGCCTCGTGGCAACGCTGATGGTGGCCAGACATCGCCAGACTTACCAATGCGTGACTTTGGCGGGCTCGTGATGCAACATCCATTCAGTGATGCAACATCTCCGACTGCCCGGGCACGCTCACATGACGGCTCATCAGGCTATGACTCGGACAATACTGCTACGATTGATGACACCGCGACCGTTGAGGACTACTTTAGTCCCAGCACGGCTCGCAGAGAATCGACATCCACCACTACAGCCACCCTCCCTCATCCAGCAGAAGATCTGCCTTTGCCGGAATCGCCGGAAACAACCCACGCGCCCTTCCCAGTACCATCCCCGTCTATGTTTCCGCCATACCCACCAGTGGaagagggagaagacgtgATCACGGACACTGTTGGCGCGATCGCCATCGACACATACGGCAACATTGCCTGTGGCGCTTCGTCTGGCGGTATCGGTATGAAACACCGTGGGCGTATCGGGCCCGCTGGCCTTATTGGCATCGGTGCTCATGTCATACCAATGGATGAGGACGACGAGGAGAAGGCGACACTTGCCACGGTCACCAGCGGCACTGGCGAGCACATGTCAACAACGATGGCGGCCAGTGTTTGCTCGGAGCGGATCTTCAGCAACACCAAGAGGCTTCGTGGCGGCAAGATCGTGGAGTGCAACACCGAAGAGGAGGCGCTGCGCAACTTCATCCAAAACGACTTCATGGGTCATCCTTCGGTCAAGAACTCCGAGTCCAGCGGCGCGATCGGCACATTGACTGTGAAGAAGACGAAAGAGGGCGTGTGGCTCTACTTTGGGCACAACACGGACTCATTCGCCTTGGCGAGCATGCACTCGGACGAGGCCAAGCCGGTCTGTTCCATGAGCAGAAGCATGGGTAATGGCTCTCTGGCGCAGGGCGGGCGAGCGATCCGGTACAGGAAGAAGAAGTGAGGGTGACACCCGGTTGAAGGTGAGATGAGGAGACGTGCCCTTCGATGATCTATGCCTACCTGGGATAAAACCTGCGATAGACTGGGACTGGCTATGGGCACGATGCACGATCTGGAAAGTTTGGACCTTGCTTCTTCTGACTTCTGTAGAGCTGATTTTAAACCTATATATCCTTCGAACGAGCGAATATCTTCTAAAATGCGAGGAGTCTGGCTCACACGTGCTCGTGTCTGACCATTGACTCGAGCAGGTAG includes these proteins:
- a CDS encoding Threonine aspartase 1; the encoded protein is MFKSSSWSKGRKGMDLSCIFVHAGAGFHSKDNENYHLQACNDACKAGMALMKTGGSATDAVEIAIKVLEDREITNAGYGSNLGFDGVVECDAIVVDHFGRSGAVGAVAQIWNPISLARTLLDHSTQSLSLRRVPPNLLVADGATKFAQEHSIPSVPYDAMISPFAKHRWQKWRMDLVKAEQSKRRAEADRSGVPPPEESADHLTGFQSERDNNESLRRVHESAMSASCYNDAQPISPPPVSSRDDGDDSSSNTGHSKSATWGTPTSHATRDTTPEDHPDQYTDPFGPPELAEQMARHPFANSTQKLSPRARLPSSFQPRGNADGGQTSPDLPMRDFGGLVMQHPFSDATSPTARARSHDGSSGYDSDNTATIDDTATVEDYFSPSTARRESTSTTTATLPHPAEDLPLPESPETTHAPFPVPSPSMFPPYPPVEEGEDVITDTVGAIAIDTYGNIACGASSGGIGMKHRGRIGPAGLIGIGAHVIPMDEDDEEKATLATVTSGTGEHMSTTMAASVCSERIFSNTKRLRGGKIVECNTEEEALRNFIQNDFMGHPSVKNSESSGAIGTLTVKKTKEGVWLYFGHNTDSFALASMHSDEAKPVCSMSRSMGNGSLAQGGRAIRYRKKK